The following nucleotide sequence is from Natronosalvus caseinilyticus.
AGCTGAACTCAGTTACCGAGGTCTCGTCGAGTGGGACTGGTCTACACACGTTCGTTGTCGCGACAAAGATGAGTATCAATTCACTCGCCGAAGACCTACATACTGAGGGGAAAGTCGAGATATACCAAACAAAGCGTTTTGCAAGCATGACTGGGGAATTTATCGCGGAACTCCCTAGTGATGTCGCTGAAGCGGAATACGTCGTTGAAGAACTCATTGACGAATATCACGAATTCAATAAGACGGCCGACGCGTACATGGAGGCTGACGCAAACGAAGTTTCGAACAGTGAGTTCAACCAGTTTGGGGCAAGTTCGGGAGAGTATTCACCATACTACGCGGTAAACTGTATGAATCTCATCATTGAGCCGCACAGAGTCGGGTCGGAGATACGTGGTGGACACCCGGAACACGGTGCGAACTCACGGATGAATAATATCGCAGTAACCGGCGACGGTGAAATATGGAGATGCTACCAAGATGAACACAGAAGCGGAGGGAACGCTCTTCATCTAGTCGCCGTATGTGAGGGGTATATTTCCTGTAGTGAAGCAGGCTCTGGCTGTTTGAAGAACCTCTCTGATGTCGAGTTCACACGGCTCTGTATGGACGCTCGAGACTACTACGATGGCTTCACCTCGGAAATGAAGCCACCCTCCCGCGCACTCCTCGGTGCCGCTAAAGCAGTCGGACTTGCGTCTGGGTCGGCTGACGAGTTCGATGCTACTCTCTATGACATCGTTCGTGACGTCTACGACAATAACTTGTCCAAAGATATCTGACGACCTATTGTACCTTAATCAGGTATACTCCCCTCTTCTCGTCGGTTCTACCTTGTCTTATTGCCTTCACCTATCTTTCAGTTACTTCTTGATTCTTACCCTATCCTCGAGTAATCTATAGTCCCCTACTTACACTCTTGTGCAGTACTCCCCTGACCTGCCTTCTTGGTGCTTTTCCGAGGTAGGGCGGTCCTTTCCATACCCTCTCAAACAGGATAACCGCATTTGCAAATGCCTCTATTTGAACATGTGGCTGTGTAACCTCTCTTCGAATCCATAAGAGAGGTGTCGTATGCATCAAATACACGTCAAAAATTGACGGCAATACTTTTGCATCTCCTTGATATTATATCATTATGGATGGCCCAGTAATGAAGGTTAATGGAGCACGTATTGATGAACTCTCCCAACAGATACTCATCGCACTATACGACGCTAGCTCGCCTCAAACTGTCGCAGACTTGAAGAGTACACTTGGAGAGAAACGCCAGCGGGTGTGGTATCGAGTCCATGAACATCTCTCTAGCGCCGGACTCGTTTCTCGGATAGATAACCCCGAGCGCACGATGATTAGAGAAGGACCGTTCTGGAAGTTGTCCGTCTCTGGTCAAATGTTCGTCAAAGACAATCATGACGAACTGGCTCGTCCGAAGTCGCTCGACATGATGTCTAAGGACGTCTACGAAGCGTGTCAGACAGCCAAATCCGCGAAGGACTCTGTTCAAGGATATCGACAAAAGCTCTACAGGCTCAAGAAGGAACAACAGGAAACAGAGGTCGTCCTCAACCATCTCACGTCGAAGGAAACCATTACGCGAAACGAGATGGTCACTTTCGTCAATGATAAAGTAAGCAACGCAGTGAAGTCGAACAGCGCGGAAGCAAGCCGTGTCGAGTCACGACTTGACGAATTGGAAGCGAAGTTCGAAGAACTCACTGAGGGCATTCAAGCTGTCAACGCACACGTCCAGAGAAAAGCTGACCATGACGATGTCAAAGAACTAGGCCAGAAACTTGAACGAGTGTGCCACCTCTATCAAGAGATAGAGGACGGACTGAACGATATACAGAACCGTTCAATGTTCAACCGTCTCCGAATATTTTAATGTGGATGCTAAATCAATATGATGTCACAAGAAACTTGGTTGGCTTCTCTACTTCCGCGCTACAGCATGTGTTGCACTCATTGGTCGAGGTTCTTCGACGAACATCTGACCAATGTCTAGGTAGACCCCGCCTTCACTCCGTTCTATACGCACACGGAACTCCACATCGTCTACGAGCGTGCCCTCAACCAAAAACTGCACAGCATCCATCGACCCAAGGGACTGAGTGGTTCGAAGCATTTGACGGAGGTCGGTGAGGATATCGTTTCGTTCCTCCTCTACTGCATTATAGAGAAGGTCGTCAAGGCCAGTGACCGTGACTGGGGTCTCTACATCCTCGTCGGCAGCTACCCGGCGGAAGAATTCCAGCGCAGCTAGTTCACTCTTGGTGCCAGCCTCGCGTTCCGTCGTGATGTTGTAACCGGGATGGAGTGTCATGGCTAGAACTGGCTGAGGCTCATCTCCATCACATTCTCATAGCGTTCATCGTCGGTAACATCAGCCATAAATTCAGCTAGTTCTTGAAGGTCGTCATTCTTCCATTCTTTGAGATACTCGGTCGTGTTCTGGTCGGTCTTGTAAAGATGATAGAGGTACTGTACCTTGTCAATATCTAATAAAGCATCGCTGCCCTTGCCATTATTATTGAGCTTGGAATCAATGTAGTTGACGCGTTCGTCCGCGATTACGGGCTCTTTCTTGTCACGTGGTCCTTTCACGAGTTTCTCGTCTTCAAGGTCGCTAACGTTCAGATTCTTGGCAAGAAGGTGTTTGTTCAGGTCATCGAATTTCTCCCATCCGCGCCGGTAGAACGCCGCGTATGCCTGTGTGATAGAATCAATACTTGACGGCAAATTGACCGAGCTTTCAAGAACCTGTTCAATGACTGAATCGACTGTATCAAGAGCTTCGTCAATACCAACTTGCTCACCTTCTGAGTACACATGCGGGTAGTGCTTTGAGTAGTAGTACATACACTTCCCACGAAGAATGACACCAAGGTCTGCCAGTGAAAGAGACTGATGACGTTTTCGTTCAGTATCCGCGATGTTCTGCAATTCGAAGAATAAGTCTTGACGGAGTTCGTCAAGAGTAGTCTCATTCTCCGTGTCTTCCTTATTTGCGAATATTAGGATGTCGTACTCTGCATTGTCTAGATTGGTGATGTGGGGATTGTTGGACCGCTCAGATTGGACAGGATATGCGGCAGTAACCGTAAATCCACTATCAATGATAGCTTGTAGAATCACGGACCATGCTTCATTTTCGTTATGGTGATACGTGAACACCATTTCACCATCATCTTTTAAGACTCGGTGACATTCTGAGAACACATTTGATAGACTTGATATAAAGAACTGCTCGCTTTTGCCAGATTTACTGTTTGCAACAATCTCCCTAGCTTTTGGAACTAATTCTGGTTCGAATTCCTTATAATCCTCTTTCAATGCTTCACGCAGCCACACATAAAAATAATCAGAGAGTTCACTATATTGGACATTATCATAATATGGTGGGTCAGTAATCACATAATCTACACTCTCATCTGGTTCCTCTAATCTTTCAGACGTTTTGCTGTGCAGTGAAACCAGCCGGTCTTCCGAGATGGATTCGTTCTGGATATGTCGCTTATCAATATCTCCTGTTTGAGTGTTCTTCACCTTCTCAAATGGACGGTCACAGTAATCCTTAGCATCGTATACTTTTTCAAAATGATTCTCTAAGGCTGTGATATTTTGCGCCCGGTTTAGTGGGTTCCCCTCAACTGGTTGAACTACAGGAATATACGCGTGGCGCTGGAACACATTTAATGAGGTCTTCCGGCCAGTATTCCACTTACAGAGTTTCCCGTTTCTAGTAAGCGCTGCAGATATTGACGTTATAAGGAATTCTCGGACATTTGGGTTCTCGACCTTTTGGACACGTTTGAGAAGTTTCCCAAACGTGAGGAGGTGTCTTTTTGTGAATAGTTCCGAGTACCGTTCATAATTATAATTTGTAAGAGCCCGTGTTTTATCACCCTCTGGTATCTTTTGAGAGGGTATTGGGAGTGAGTCTTTTATATTCTCAAACTCACTCTCAGCTTCCTGTATTGTAGCATAATCTTCTTCATCTGGTTCTTTAAATTTCTTCTTCCCAGAAGGCGTTCGGTAATATATGGCAAAATAGTCGAATTCTGGCTTGCTATTATTTCTTTGGAGGGTCTCCTTCACGTCATTTTTATGCCCATTAGAGCAAGTGAATTTGCCATATCCATAATTGCCATCGCTTGGGTTGAATTCTTTACCACAATTGCTACATGTTTCTGACTCCCCAATTTTATGGTTTAGGTATTCAATCCGGTTATCACACTCATCATTCTTACAATAGATAACAGCAGGTGAAGTCTTCTTTTTCTGTCCTAATTCATAACGCGGGAATAAATGGACAGTTTCATCACAGGACAGACAGTTAAGTTTCTGAGTTTGGAGGGAATAGAGTATTTCACACTCTCGTCCCGTGTCAGGGTCTTTGGTTGTATAGAATCGGTCCATATCTTTCCGAACATCATCAAGCAATCTATTGAATTCACTTCGTAATTTATCTAAATCAACCTCATCAATAGATTTCTTAGCTGTCCACCAAGCAACCGGATTCAGTTCATATCCTATAGTTTGTGCCCCCAATCTATTTAATTCAAACAATGTTGTTCCTCCGCCAACAAAAGGGTCAAGAATAACTTCATCTTCAAATCTATCTCCTTGGTTTTGGAAAAACAATCCATCAAAAGAGCCCGAACTAGTTTCTCGTAGAATATCGTCCGCTTCTACGTTGTCATCAGTGAGCGTCGCTAGGCCTAATGTACGGAAAGTAGTACCCGGCCGTCTAGCCCACCATTTGTGAATTGAATAAATCGGTCGGTAGTAATTTCGATTGATTGCTTCTCGTTCGGCGAACCAGTCTATAGCTTCTAACGGAAGTTTGTCCCAAGTTTCCATTTTCATTTACCTCTATCCGCGTTAGTGTTGATTCTCAATACAGGAGTCATACACTCTGGCAGGCTAATCCCACCGTGCATGACTTTTTTCGTTGCACCCCGCGTCGTCCATTTGTAGTGTCCCTGTACCACATAGTGGTTGTCTATTCGTTTAATAATGTTCGCCTGTTCTAGTAATCGGAATGCCTGACTGTTCGAGACCTTAGTGAACCGGCTGCTGAACTTGCTACTCAACGATACTTCCTCCTCATCGGAGAGGGTATACGGTGAATTGCCGAGATGATTGATGTAACCGTGGTCACTTGTTACGAGGAATTCAGTGTGTACACTCTCGTAGATGATATTCTCTAAAAGTGCCTTTACGTCTTCGTAGATGTCTCCAATCTCTTCGGTAGAGTAATTCCCTTTGAGTGCCCCTTCAAGTCGTTCATCAGGATGACGTGTCCATACGAATTCAGGTGACGTGTCCGGGAGTTGGGGTACATCAAGGTCACCAATATATCGGTAGTCATCGCGTGTGACAACCGACGGACTATGCGCGTCAAACCATTCTCGGCAAATGAACTGAGTCTCACTCGGCAGGCCCTCAATAGGTGCCCATGAAAGCGATACGTCCCAGTCGTGTTCCTCGGTAAGTTCCTGTTCAAGCCGGAATCCCTCACGAAGGCTGAGAGCGTCCATGATGACA
It contains:
- a CDS encoding DUF1156 domain-containing protein — translated: METWDKLPLEAIDWFAEREAINRNYYRPIYSIHKWWARRPGTTFRTLGLATLTDDNVEADDILRETSSGSFDGLFFQNQGDRFEDEVILDPFVGGGTTLFELNRLGAQTIGYELNPVAWWTAKKSIDEVDLDKLRSEFNRLLDDVRKDMDRFYTTKDPDTGRECEILYSLQTQKLNCLSCDETVHLFPRYELGQKKKTSPAVIYCKNDECDNRIEYLNHKIGESETCSNCGKEFNPSDGNYGYGKFTCSNGHKNDVKETLQRNNSKPEFDYFAIYYRTPSGKKKFKEPDEEDYATIQEAESEFENIKDSLPIPSQKIPEGDKTRALTNYNYERYSELFTKRHLLTFGKLLKRVQKVENPNVREFLITSISAALTRNGKLCKWNTGRKTSLNVFQRHAYIPVVQPVEGNPLNRAQNITALENHFEKVYDAKDYCDRPFEKVKNTQTGDIDKRHIQNESISEDRLVSLHSKTSERLEEPDESVDYVITDPPYYDNVQYSELSDYFYVWLREALKEDYKEFEPELVPKAREIVANSKSGKSEQFFISSLSNVFSECHRVLKDDGEMVFTYHHNENEAWSVILQAIIDSGFTVTAAYPVQSERSNNPHITNLDNAEYDILIFANKEDTENETTLDELRQDLFFELQNIADTERKRHQSLSLADLGVILRGKCMYYYSKHYPHVYSEGEQVGIDEALDTVDSVIEQVLESSVNLPSSIDSITQAYAAFYRRGWEKFDDLNKHLLAKNLNVSDLEDEKLVKGPRDKKEPVIADERVNYIDSKLNNNGKGSDALLDIDKVQYLYHLYKTDQNTTEYLKEWKNDDLQELAEFMADVTDDERYENVMEMSLSQF